In Chryseobacterium culicis, the following proteins share a genomic window:
- a CDS encoding porin family protein translates to MIKKLIVMGLLCFFSASIHAQKKFNINLSSKKDTEVSPIVKEKVEEYAVKINAIIQEEKKLMEEELVVLQAKNLNKSDFDREKALIADRYSEKMDKRIEELGFDLDDVIQKQVRYSLLNTDVTSKEELKEKLLKKFRPSRSFTGYFSYGIMTLTNSSPDNVLDKNIGYANNLEFGLKLNYQLSRTSPWAIISGLGFSWRTVRADNNMLFTRSADQGVALVQANENLDKSKLRTGYIMVPLGVQYNFSKLKNAGMDIQYRSYYTGFKIGANVYGGVKMSTNNIIKDGDGETRDRGNYQVNPFVYGAQITVSYNSFSLFVKKDFSNFFKDSYFKNDKALIFGLAIGLD, encoded by the coding sequence ATGATCAAGAAATTAATCGTAATGGGATTGCTGTGCTTTTTTTCAGCGTCAATCCATGCACAAAAGAAATTCAATATTAATCTTTCTTCTAAAAAAGATACGGAGGTAAGCCCGATTGTAAAAGAGAAAGTAGAAGAATATGCAGTTAAAATCAACGCTATTATTCAGGAAGAAAAAAAACTGATGGAGGAGGAATTGGTAGTTTTGCAGGCAAAAAATCTCAATAAATCTGATTTCGACAGAGAAAAAGCTCTGATTGCAGATCGGTATTCTGAGAAAATGGATAAAAGAATTGAGGAACTTGGATTTGATCTGGATGATGTGATTCAGAAGCAGGTAAGATATTCTCTTTTGAATACAGATGTTACGTCCAAAGAAGAACTTAAAGAAAAGCTTTTGAAAAAATTCCGTCCCAGCAGAAGCTTTACAGGATATTTCTCCTACGGAATTATGACATTAACGAATAGCTCTCCGGATAATGTACTTGATAAAAATATCGGATATGCCAATAACCTGGAATTTGGTCTTAAACTCAATTATCAGCTTAGCAGAACAAGTCCCTGGGCTATTATTTCCGGATTAGGATTCTCCTGGAGAACGGTAAGAGCAGATAATAATATGCTGTTTACAAGAAGTGCAGATCAGGGAGTTGCTTTAGTTCAAGCTAACGAAAACCTTGATAAAAGTAAACTGAGAACTGGGTATATTATGGTTCCTTTGGGGGTACAATATAATTTCTCCAAGCTTAAGAATGCAGGAATGGATATCCAGTACCGCAGCTATTACACCGGATTTAAAATAGGAGCCAATGTATACGGAGGGGTAAAAATGTCAACCAACAATATTATAAAAGATGGTGATGGTGAAACCAGAGACCGTGGAAATTATCAGGTGAATCCTTTTGTATACGGAGCACAGATTACGGTTTCCTATAACAGCTTTAGTCTCTTTGTTAAAAAAGATTTCAGCAACTTCTTTAAAGACAGCTATTTCAAAAATGATAAAGCATTGATATTCGGCCTGGCTATTGGATTAGATTAA
- the fumC gene encoding class II fumarate hydratase, which translates to MNYRIEKDTMGEVQVPADKFWGAQTERSRNNFKIGPEGSMPQEIIEAFAYLKKAAAYTNTDLGVLPAEKRDMIAKVCDEILEGKLNDQFPLVIWQTGSGTQSNMNVNEVVSNRAHVNNGGTLGEKSEIHPNDDVNKSQSSNDTYPTAMHIAAYTKVVEVTIPAVEKLKNTLAEKSKAFKDIVKIGRTHLMDATPLTLGQEFSGYVAQLEFGLRALKNTLPHLSELALGGTAVGTGLNTPNGYDVKVAEYIAQFTNHPFITAENKFEALAAHDAIVESHGALKQLAVSLYKIAQDIRLLASGPRSGIGEIHIPENEPGSSIMPGKVNPTQNEAMTMVCAQVLGNDTTISFAGTQGNYELNVFKPVMAYNFLQSAQLIADACISFNDHCAVGIEPNHERIKELVDKSLMLVTALNTHIGYENAAKIAKTAHKNGTTLKEEAVNLGLLTAEQFDEWVKPEDMVGSLK; encoded by the coding sequence ATGAATTACAGAATAGAAAAAGACACCATGGGAGAAGTGCAGGTACCTGCAGATAAATTTTGGGGTGCACAGACGGAACGTTCCAGAAATAATTTCAAAATCGGACCTGAGGGTTCAATGCCGCAAGAAATCATTGAAGCTTTTGCTTATCTGAAAAAAGCAGCAGCCTATACCAATACAGATCTGGGAGTACTTCCTGCTGAAAAAAGAGATATGATCGCTAAAGTATGTGATGAAATTCTGGAGGGAAAACTTAATGACCAGTTTCCGTTGGTGATCTGGCAGACAGGTTCCGGAACGCAATCGAACATGAATGTCAATGAAGTCGTTTCCAACAGAGCCCATGTTAATAATGGAGGAACGTTGGGTGAAAAATCTGAAATTCACCCGAATGATGATGTGAATAAATCCCAATCTTCCAATGACACATATCCTACTGCCATGCACATTGCTGCGTATACAAAAGTAGTGGAGGTAACTATTCCTGCAGTAGAGAAATTAAAAAATACACTGGCTGAGAAATCAAAAGCCTTCAAAGATATTGTAAAAATCGGGAGAACCCACCTGATGGATGCTACTCCGCTTACTCTCGGACAGGAATTTTCCGGATATGTGGCTCAGCTGGAATTCGGATTGAGAGCTTTGAAAAATACATTACCCCATCTTTCTGAGCTGGCATTGGGAGGAACAGCTGTAGGTACAGGATTGAATACTCCTAACGGCTACGATGTAAAGGTGGCAGAATATATTGCCCAATTTACCAACCATCCTTTTATTACTGCAGAAAATAAATTTGAAGCCCTTGCTGCACACGATGCGATTGTTGAATCTCACGGAGCGTTAAAGCAACTGGCTGTGTCTTTATATAAAATAGCTCAGGATATCAGATTACTGGCATCAGGTCCTCGTTCAGGAATCGGGGAAATTCATATTCCTGAGAATGAACCGGGATCGTCTATCATGCCTGGAAAAGTAAATCCTACTCAAAATGAGGCAATGACGATGGTTTGTGCACAGGTTTTAGGAAATGACACCACCATTTCTTTTGCCGGAACTCAGGGAAATTATGAGCTGAATGTTTTCAAACCGGTTATGGCTTACAATTTCTTACAGTCGGCCCAGTTGATTGCTGATGCATGTATTTCCTTCAATGATCACTGTGCTGTAGGTATTGAACCGAACCATGAGAGAATTAAAGAGCTTGTAGACAAATCTTTAATGCTTGTGACAGCATTAAATACTCATATCGGATATGAAAATGCAGCTAAGATTGCAAAAACCGCTCATAAGAACGGGACAACGTTAAAAGAAGAGGCTGTTAATCTTGGTTTATTAACTGCTGAACAGTTTGACGAGTGGGTGAAACCAGAAGATATGGTAGGAAGTTTAAAATAA